CGCCTCTCTCAGCGGTGACGAATTCACGCCGGACGAGTGTCTCTCCGTCGCCAACGGTTGTATCGAGCGAGGCATCGTATTCCTCAGGGCTGGCAGTCACTGATACGTCTACAGCCGCCTGGTCCGTGTTCTCGACGACCAGTGTTCCGCCCGGATACTCTGGACTCTCGTTCCCATGCCCGAGCGGGGCGAGACCCATACAGCCTGCAGAAGACACGCTCCCGAGAGCGGCACCGATCGTCCCGAGATAGCGTCTTCTGCGCATATACAGGCCTAGACAAACGGGTAGAAAAGTGTCTTTTGCCACTTCGATACTCTGGTGCCGATCCGTTGATCGGACTCGCCCCCAGTATCTTTCATATAGATTGTATATGATTTGAAACCGATAGAGAGATCAGAGAGAGAACTCCGCAGGTTGGCAGCTATTTCGATCTAGGCACGCTGAACCGGACGTTTTCCTCAATCAGAGCGACGCTTCAGTTCCGCTATTCATACCGGTTGGGAAGTGCCGAGGTTGTGAGCCAGCCCAGTTAGCCCTTGCCGTGACCCGGACGGCACACACCCCTCGCCAAGAGTGAAAACTGGATACCTCCGAGCCACACGCTTTTTGTGGCTAACTCTCACACTCCCGGCCCTGTCGCCTCGCTCACGGTTGCAGTGAATCCGACTGCCCGCAGACGGTCGGCCAGCGGCGTTCCGATTGCAGCGGCGGGCGTCAACACGCCACCGGACAGCGGTGAGTCCGTGTCGTCCTCATACAGACACATCCCGGCCTCGCCGAGCATCCGCGCCGTCGCGCCGTACCCCGGCCCCCAGTCGGCCCCGAACTCTGCCTCGACGGTAAATCGGTTGCCGTCAGCCGTCCCGCGGCCGAGCACCCGGATCGTGAAGTACCCCTGGTCGGTCTCCTCGCTCGTCGGCCCCTCGCCAGGGTCGGGGAACACGTACGTCCGGATGCCCGACCGGAGCGGTCCGACCGACATCGCCGCCGAGAACAGCCCCAGACCACCGGCGACTGCGCCCGCTGTCGCCGCGCCCCTGAGACCGCGCCCGGTAGGAACAACCTCCGAACAGCGAAACTCCCGACCCCAGGGATAGCCCAGGAGAGCGTTGCTCCGCCTGACGATACGCTCGTTGACGGGGGCCATCGGTGACGGTGCCGTCCACTCGTCTCGCAGTGGGTCCTGCTTGGGCCACCGTTGTTGGCCCGGGTCGACACCGTCTCGCTCGCCGGGCGGGGCCAGCGAGTAGGGGTTCGCCAGCGTCTCCCGGGCGACCGGGTCCTCGGCGGCGGTCTCGAACAGCTCGCCGAAACTGGCCAGCGTACCGCCGCTGACGCCCTCACTCCCGTCCTCAACATAGATGCGGACCGTGTCGCAGGGGACACCGAACGTCTCGCGAGCGAACGACTGGACGAGAGCAGTCCCGATGTCGGCGGGGACGGAATCGAACCCGCAACTGTGGACGATCCATGTCTCTGCCTCGACCGCCGCGTCGTGGAACTGGTCGACAGTCTCGCGGATCCAGTTTACTTCGCCCGTCAGATCGCAGTAGTCAGTTCCAGCGCCGATACACGCCTCGACCAGCAGTGTGCCGTACGTGGTGTACGGGCCGACGGTCGTGCAGACGACTGCCGTACTGGCGGCCAGCTCTCGGAGACTCGCCGGGTCGGTCGCATCGCCGAGGATGATCGGAACGTCGGTCCATTCAGTCCCTTCGGCGAGGTCAGCCGCCAGCGCTTTGAGGCGTGTCTCGTTCCGGCCACCAATCGCCAGCGTGACCGCGCTCGGGTCGTATTGCTCGGTGAGGTACTCGGCGACGAGCCGTCCGGCAACGCCTGTGGCGCCCCAAACGACGATGTCGTACTGTCGATCGGTGTCGGCCATCCTTCCGGTGTAGGGTTCCCGGGGTCTACACCCTTTGGGGAATGTATGTCACGACTCCCGGATCTCGGGATGTCGTTCCCGCAAGTGCGTACAGCAGTATCGCGGCAAAAGCCCGCGCGCTAGTCGTTGCTGACCATGACTTCGCTGGCCTTGATCACGGCAGCGACCTCATCGCCGGGTTCGATATCGAGCCGTTCGAACGAGTTGCGCGTGATCGTCGAAGTGACCTCCTGGCCGTCGCCGAGTTCGATCACGACTTCGGCCATCACTTGCCCGGTTTCCACGTCTGTGACGGTACCTTCGAGATGGTTTCTGGCGCTGAGTGCCATCATCCAATTTACCGGGTCATAGCAAGTTGAATGTTCCCCCGCGTGGGGGGACCCCTATGCTCACGAGAGCAAGCCTCCTGTTTCGAGGGGATGCAGATCCTTGAAACGCAGATCCACCGTGTGCGGGGGAACATTCAACTAGCAGTTCAACGTTGAAAGAGCACTAATTGACTGACTCGATGGGGAAGGAGATCGACTATGATCGCGTGAAAGTCATCGAGAGCGGGGCAACTCGATTTTGACGCGGTTTCCGCTGGGATCGTTCTCCTCGAAGACAACCGTTCCGTCCGACCGCGTGACGATCCAGTACACCAGCCACAGCCCGAGACCGCTCCCATGATAGAGCGGATCCACCTTCTCGCCGCGGGTGCCCACTTGCTGTTCCATATCCGGAATCGCCGGCCCGTTGTCCGCGATCTCGAGGGAGACGTGTTCATCGTCCCGGGAGACAGTCGTTTTCACGACTGGTGACGCCGTGTCGTTGTGTTGGATCGCGTTGACGAGGAGTTCTTCGACGGCCTGACCGATCCGGGACGACGCGACGACCGTGATGTCGTCCGGACAGTGGACGTGGATCGTCGCGTCGGGATAGTCTTCGGCGACCGACTGTGTGACGCGCTGGAGGAGATCGTTGATCTCGAAGGTGTCCTGAACGGGTCGCTCGAGCAAGACCTCCGTGATCATCCGCTGTTTGTTGGCCGTGTCCACGAGCTGGTCGCTCTTGGTGCGGATCGATTCGGCGTGGGTGGCGATCGTCCCGGACGTCGCGTCCTGAATAGCTTCGGCGAACCCTCGTATGACGTGTATATCGTTGCGGATATTGTGTCTGAGAACACGCTCGAGTACCTGCAGGTGCTGTTCGCGCTCCTTGCGCTCGGTGATATCACGCTGGGTTCCCAGCCAGCGGACTAGATCGCCGTCGGTATCGTAGACGGGTGTGACCGTGACCTGGCTCCAGAACATCGTGCCGTCTTTGCGGTAGTTGCGCAACTCCACAGTGGTCTGTTCCTCGTTGTCGATCGCCGCGCGGAGATCGGCTACCGTCTCCGGATCGGAGTCGGGGCCCTGGAGCAGCCGACAGTTCTCGCCGAGGAGTTCCGCCTCAGAGTAGCCGGTGAGATCGGTGAACGCCTCATTGATGTAAACCATCGGGTTGTCGTCTTTCGCGGGATCAGTCATTGTCAGGGGAATGTGGGCCTTGTCGATCGCCTGCCGGAGGCGGTATAACTCGTCTTGCTGTTTCCGCATCTCGGTGACGTCCTTGTTGACGGAAACGAAGTGAGTGGTCTCATCGCTATCGTCGGTTACCGGTGCGATCGTCTTGTTGACGACGTACCGGTCGCCCTGCTTTGTCGTGTTGATTAACTCGCCGTGCCACGTATCTCCCCTGAGGATCGTGTCCCACATCTCTTCGTAGAGTTCCTCGTCGTTTGCCTCCGAACGGAGGATCGCCGGCGTTCGCCCGACTGCTTCCTCGGCACTGTAGCCGGTGGTCCGTTCGAACGCCGGATTGACGTATTCGATCGTTCCGTTGCAGTCCGTGATATAAATCGAGTGCGCCGAGGCCTCGATGGCGCGCCTGAAACGCCGGAGGTCCCACTCGCGCTGCTTGCGCTCGGTGATGTCCTTGTTCGTACAGATGAGTTTCCCGTCGTCGAGCCGGGAAAGCGTGAGCTCGTGGTGGACCCGCGTTTCGTGACGAGTTTGCCCGACTGCTTCGCCTCGCCACTTCCCGGCGTCTTCGATCTCCGGGAACACCGTATTTTCGAACCGCGCGATTTCCGCTTCGTCGTAGAGACAGCGCCACGTCCGTCCGAGGAGGTCCTCGGGATCGTATCCGAAGACGTCGGCGTGGGCCTGATTCATGTAGATGAACTCGCCGGTTTCGTCGAGGAGAGCGATCCCCTCCATCGACACTTCCATGGCCTCGGCCTGCGTCTCCAGGCGCGATTCGCGCTGCTTGCGTTCCGTGATTTCCTGAACGATCCCGATAGCACTCACCGGGTTCCCTGCGTTGTCGAACTCGAAATCGGCGTTCGCCCTGACCCACTTTGTCTCACCGCCATCCGTCACGATCCGGTGTTCGATGTCGTACGGTTCGCCCTCCTTTGCGGCCTGCCACTGCTTCGCGACGGCGTCCCTGTCGTCGGGGTGGACGTACTCCATATAGGTGTCCTCGTCGATACTCCGGGTACCGTCCGCGAAGCCCCAGATATCACAGATTTGCTCGGACCAGTACACCTCGCCGGAGCGAAAGTCCATAGACCAGTAGCCGAGATTCGCCACGTTCTGGGCCTTTTGAAGCTGGATCTCTCGCTCGCGGCGATCGGTAATGTCGGTGTAGACCCCCAACGCTTTCGATCCGCCGTTGTAGACCGCGTTCTGCAGAATGAAGTGCCGTTCGCCGCTGTTCGTTCGACGCGTGACTTCCTCGGAGACGAGTCGCCCGGTCGACTGGACGCGGTCGTTGATCTCCCTGGCGCGTTGCTGGCGGTCCTGTGGAACGATATACGAATCGAGTGACTCCCCGATGATCTCCTCGGCAGAGTAGCCGAACGTCTCTTCGAACGCGGAGTTGACCTGTCTGACGATCGGCTCATCGGACTGGTACTCGATCTCGACCGTCGGCTGGGGGAACTGTTCGAACAGGGTTCGAAAACGACGACGGTGCTCCTCTAGTTCGCGTTCGTACTGTTTGCGTTCGGTGATGTCCTGAACAACACCGACGGCAGTACCAGGCGTGCCGTCCTCATCACGCTGGACCGTCGCCCGCTGGCGGACCCACCGGGTGTCGCTGTCGTCCGTCACGAGCCGGTGTTCGATGTCGAACCCGCCATCCTCTCCGAGTGTGCTCCAGTTCTCCTCGACGACAGCTCTGTCACTTGGATGAACGCGCTCCAGAAACCGCTCGTCGGTGAGAGGTGTGTCCCTGGGCACATCAAGGAGCCGTTTGAGTTCCGCCGACCAGTACACCCGGTCGTCGGTCAGATCCCGCTCCCAGCTACCAAGGTTCGCGATGGCCTGTGCGTCTCTGAAGTGGGCGTCTCGGCGCTCACCCGAGTCGGACACGCTATCAGTCGAGGAGTCGTGTGATTTGGACATGAAGCGGTCTTTCCCCCTGTGGATCAGCTACCGGTATCGGTTATGACGTCGTTGACCCGGCGTGGCTCGACCCACAGCCTCTCGCCGATGACGCCGTGGACGTACTCGTTGTCGGTGACGGGATCGACCTCCGGGTCCGGGACCGTCGTGACTTCGTGGGCGCGGTCGACCAGCCAGCCGACCTGCTGACCCTCCTGCTCGAAGATGATAACGTGATCGGCGTCCTGGCTGTCGGCAGCCTCGATCACCGAACCGGGGTCGACGACCGGCGTCTCCTCACCTCGGTACTCCATCGTCCCCACGACCTGTGGGGGACCCTCCGACGTCGGTGTGACAGACTCGTGTTTGACCACTCCTCTGATCCTGCTAATCTCCACACAGCACCACTCCTCGCCCAGCGTGAACGTGAGGACTGCCGCCGACGGGCCGGCCTGTGTCATCGTTGCCCCTCCCGTGGGGTGGTCGTCTCGCCCGGTGACGTGTGGCCGCCGTCGGCCTGTGCCCGGGCCGACGGGCCACTCTCGCCCTCGCTCGCCAGCGACGCGCCGGCGGTGACACTGTCGCGGATCTCGAACATCGAAACCTGGTCGTGGAGGGTCTCGGACAGCGCAGACAGGTCTTGGACGCTCTCGGAAACGCCCGACAGTGACGAGGTCTGTTCCTCGGTCGCGGCCGAGACGTTGCTCGCCTCCGCCGCCGTCTGCTGGCTCACGCTCGACACCTCATCGACCATCGCGACCACCTCTTCGGAGGATGCCGCCTGATCGTCGGTCGCATCGCTGATCTCCGTGATGCCGGACTCGGCCTCTTCGACGGCATCGGCGATTTCGTCGAACATCTGGATCGCCTCCTCGATAGTTTTCGACCCCCGGTCGATGCGCTCGCTCATAGCCTCCATCCCCTCGACCGTCTCGGCCGTGGTCGACTGGATTTCGGTTATCCGGCGTTCGATCTCGGTCGTCGCGTCGGCGACTTCCTCGGCGAGGGTCTTGATCTCGTCGGCAACCACGGCGAAGCCTTCGCCGGCCTCGTCGGCGCTTGCCGCCTCGATCGAGGCGTTCAGCGCCAGCATATTCGTCTGCTCTGCGATCCTCGTGATCATCTCGACGATATCGCCGATCTCGTCCATCTTTTCATCGAGTGCCTTGACCTGACTCGACGTCTCTTCGGCCTGGGCCTCGATGGACTCGATCTCCTCAGTCGCTTCATTGGCGTACTCCTGGCCGGTTTCGCTCCGCTCGACGGCTGTCGTCGCCGTCGCAGCGACCTCTTCAGCCGATGCGGCGATCTCCTCGACGGTTGCCGACATCTCGTTCATCTCGCTGGCTACCTCCTGGAGGTTCTCGCTCTGGGTGTCCGCGCCGTGTGAGATCTCCTCGACCGACTCCGCGACTTCCTCGCTTGCGGCCTCGATCTCTTCGGTACTGCTGGCGACCTCCTGGCTGGAGGTCGCGACCTCGTCCGCGATATCCTGAACAGTCTCGATACTGTCGCTCAACTGTTCCAGGCCCGATTCGAGATCGGTGAGAACCTCGCCGTACATCCCGGGATAATCAGTGTCGAGACGACGGTCGAGCTGGCCCGTTTTGAGCCCCTCGCTGGCGGTCGAGATCTGCTCGAAGCCCGCCGCGAGCTGTGCCGTGCCGTCGTCGATGTTCGCCAGCACGGTCCCGTACTGACCGGGCTGGTCCGTGTCGATGTCCCGATCCAGTTTCCCGGTCTTGAGCCCTTCACTGGCGGTCGAGATCTGCTCGAAACTCGCCGACAGTTGCGTCGTGCCTGCGGCGAGGTTGTCCAGCACGTCCCCATACTGACCGGGCTTGTCCGTCTCGATCGACTGCTCGAGCCGGCCGTGCTTGAGATTGTCGCTCGCCCGCTGGATCTCCTCGAAACTGACGGTGAGCTGATCGGTCCCCGAATCGAGACTCCGCATTATCTCGCCGTACGTCCCGGGGTAGTCCGTCTTGAGATCACGGTCCAGCTCCCCGGTTTCGAGGTTCCGGCTGACGGCTTCGAGTTCGGCAAAGACGCCACGAAGGTTCGTCTGCATCGTCTCGAACGCCTCGACCATCCGTCCGAGTTCGTCGCTTTCGACGTGATCGTCGAGATCGATGTCGAGATTGCCCTCGCTGGCGGCGCGAGCGGCGTCGGACAGCTGGGAGACGGGCGTCATGATCCGCCGTGAGACGAACAGGCCGATAGCGATAGCAACGACGAACGCTCCGATCGTCAGGCCGATTACCTCGGTCTGTGCGTTCTCGGTCGTCTGATCGGCAGCAGCGACCTGTTCGTCCAGATCCGCCTGTGCGGACTGCTCGATCGAATGGGCGTTCTCTTCCATCGACGTGCCCAGCGACTCCATCTCGCTGGCCGTCTGTTCGGTACTGGCGTCGTCACCGGCTTCGACAGCCCTGAAGAACTCCTCGCCGAGCGTGTTGTACTCCTCGTGTTGGGACTTGATGTCGGAGAACTCCGCCTGCTGGTCGGCGGAGAGGCTCGCCGAGTCCAGTTTCTGGGCCTGCTCGTCGAACAGCTCGTTGGCCGCCTCGAACTCCTGTCGGGCGTCGGATGCGCCGAGCTGAGCGGCCAGAACGGCTTCCTGCTGTTGCTCGACCGCCACGATAAGCGACGCTGCGGCGTCCATCTTTTCACCGTCCTCCGCGATCACGTGCACCTCCTCGTCGACGGCACCAACGGACGTGTATCCGATCGCGCCGGTCACGGCGACCAGCGCGGCCACGAGGACGAACGCGAGAATCAGTTTCGGTCGCAAGTCGAGTCTGTCAATCGTCAATTTCTCAATCATTGTGTGTATGTGGCCAGGTCGAGGATTACAAGCATAAATAATTTCTTCTCGATTGTCAACTATGATATTGGGAGAAGAGAAATATATATTCCTATTATCGATACATAACATATATATGGCGAGTATGTAGACGAATTCTCATACTTCAATGGTTAGACTAGTGGTGCTTCAATTATGATTGAAGAAGACGTCCGGTTCGATCTCGGGCATGGACACTCAGAGAACGAACGCCTCATCCTCTAACTTAACGCGACCTGATGGACCTCCCATCCTATTTCAGTTTCCTGGTGGAAGCTGCGATTCTTGTTGCCGTCCTGCGTATGCTCTACCAGCTATACACGTGGAAACCGCCGCAAACGGTCTAGACAACCGTCCACAGACTTCTCGGCCTGTCCAAGGCCGCGGGCTATCTATAGCTGCCACTGTGCTGAATTCACACTCTAAGTCTTACACGCGGATTCTGACAGAATGTGAAGCAGTAGTGTCTATCAGCGATTAATCTTCTCTGTTGGGACCAGTGTGGCTGGATGCGAGCTCCCGTGGCCACCACTCGCCCAGTCGCCCATCGAACGAAAGCAAACACATCTCAACAGCAGAATGCGAAACGCCCGAATCAGGGGCTGTGAGCCGTAGTTTCGGGAAGAATCTCGGCTATGGGCGCTGGAGGCGCTTGTCCGACTGTCAAATGAATCTCCTTTCCAGGCGTGAGGCGTCCGAATCCCGGTAGCTCAGAAACGACGATTTACCAATTGAAATACCGTTTGCGGTGACGGTGAAAGAGATAGAGCGCGAATCGGTCGCCGGTCTCTCTGGAGTTGGTGAGGAGACGAATCGGTAGAGACAGTTGGGCCCATCACCACAATTCCGGCGTCACGCCGTTGGAAGTTGGACGGTAACGATGGTTCCACGCGGCCCGTTCTTCTCAATCATCAGCGTCCCATTGGAGTGGTCGACGAGCAGGTTGACAAGCCAGAGTCCGAGTCCTTTCCCGTGATATAAAGGCTGCACCTCTTCGCCCTTGATCAGGACTTGTTGTTCGATCGCCGGGATCCCCGGGCCGTCATCTGCCACGCGAATCTGAACCGTCCCCCCGTCGCAGTCAAGACCCACCGTTACGGATGGGGCGGCTCGATCCGAGTGAATGATGGCGTTCTCGACGAGTTCCTCGATGACTTTCTCGAAGGAACTGACTGCAAACGCGGCTTGTGCGTCGGGTACGTCGACCGAGATGTCGGCATCTGGATAGCGGTCACGAAGCCCCTCTATCGTCGTGGTAATGAGTGGGACGATATCACGTGATACAGGTTGCGGGTTATCAGCCAGGAACTTCGTGACGTCCCGTTCCTTGTCTGTTGTTTGTATGAGTCGCTCACCACTCCGAATAATCGTCTCTGCGTATTCCTCCAACTCACCGGTTGATCCGGTTTGGATCTGTTCAGCATGGCCCAAGATGACGTTCATATCGTTATGGAGGTTGTGCCGGAGGACGCGGTCGATCATTTTGAGCTGCTGCAATCGGTCCTGGCGATCAGAAATGTCCCTGATGACTCCGATATGTCCAATCAGATCTCCCTCCGCGTCACGGAGATCGGAGACGCTCGTCTCCCCTGGGAAGACACGTCCGGACTTCGTCTCGTAGGTCACCATCTTGGTGAACTTCGCCACGTCGGTGTGGTGGTTGATCTCCGCACCCATCGCGTCGAATTCGGCTTCGTCCGCATAGAGGAAGCTCGTCGGCTTGCCCTCGATCTCTTCCAGAAAGTAGCCGAAGGTCTCGACGAAGGCGGCATTACACTCGGTGATCCGTCGGTCCGTGTCTACGACCAAGATTGCGTCCTGGATGCTGGTGAACAGCGATTCGTAGCGTTCGCGACTCTCCTGCAACTGCTGTTGGCGTTCCTTGTGCTTGGTGATGTCCGTCTGGATCGCGACGAACTCCACGATGTCGCCGTCCGGACCGGGGACCGGCGCGATCGTCTGGTTTGCGTGGTAGCGCTCACCGTTTTTGCGCTCGTTTATCACTTCCTCTTCCCAGACGCTGCCTGTCTGGATCGTTTCCCATAGCTCCTCAAAGTACTCCCCGGGCATCTCGCCCGAGTTGAGAATCTGGGGTGTCTCGCCGACGGCCTCTTGCTCGGTGTAGCCCGTAATGCGCTCGAACGCGGGGTTGACGTACGTGATAGTACCGTCAGTATCAGTCATATAAATGGCGTGGCCCGCGGCGGCAACCGCACGCCTGAACCGGCGAAGCTTTCGCTCTCGACTCGCTAGCGTGTGCGTCTGGCCCCGCATTCGAAGCAGCGACTCGATTCGCCAGCGCAATTCGAACTGGCGAACCGGCAGCGACAACATCTCGTCGATCGTCTCCTGGACTATCGTATCTGGGAGCTGGCCGCGCTCATTCCGAAGAAAGTCAGGATTTTCTTCCGGCAAC
This window of the Halapricum desulfuricans genome carries:
- a CDS encoding chemotaxis protein CheW; protein product: MTQAGPSAAVLTFTLGEEWCCVEISRIRGVVKHESVTPTSEGPPQVVGTMEYRGEETPVVDPGSVIEAADSQDADHVIIFEQEGQQVGWLVDRAHEVTTVPDPEVDPVTDNEYVHGVIGERLWVEPRRVNDVITDTGS
- a CDS encoding TOBE domain-containing protein, with amino-acid sequence MALSARNHLEGTVTDVETGQVMAEVVIELGDGQEVTSTITRNSFERLDIEPGDEVAAVIKASEVMVSND
- a CDS encoding HAMP domain-containing methyl-accepting chemotaxis protein, whose product is MIEKLTIDRLDLRPKLILAFVLVAALVAVTGAIGYTSVGAVDEEVHVIAEDGEKMDAAASLIVAVEQQQEAVLAAQLGASDARQEFEAANELFDEQAQKLDSASLSADQQAEFSDIKSQHEEYNTLGEEFFRAVEAGDDASTEQTASEMESLGTSMEENAHSIEQSAQADLDEQVAAADQTTENAQTEVIGLTIGAFVVAIAIGLFVSRRIMTPVSQLSDAARAASEGNLDIDLDDHVESDELGRMVEAFETMQTNLRGVFAELEAVSRNLETGELDRDLKTDYPGTYGEIMRSLDSGTDQLTVSFEEIQRASDNLKHGRLEQSIETDKPGQYGDVLDNLAAGTTQLSASFEQISTASEGLKTGKLDRDIDTDQPGQYGTVLANIDDGTAQLAAGFEQISTASEGLKTGQLDRRLDTDYPGMYGEVLTDLESGLEQLSDSIETVQDIADEVATSSQEVASSTEEIEAASEEVAESVEEISHGADTQSENLQEVASEMNEMSATVEEIAASAEEVAATATTAVERSETGQEYANEATEEIESIEAQAEETSSQVKALDEKMDEIGDIVEMITRIAEQTNMLALNASIEAASADEAGEGFAVVADEIKTLAEEVADATTEIERRITEIQSTTAETVEGMEAMSERIDRGSKTIEEAIQMFDEIADAVEEAESGITEISDATDDQAASSEEVVAMVDEVSSVSQQTAAEASNVSAATEEQTSSLSGVSESVQDLSALSETLHDQVSMFEIRDSVTAGASLASEGESGPSARAQADGGHTSPGETTTPREGQR
- a CDS encoding PAS domain S-box protein, which produces MTDNVQETTNLFANESSEYHDPARIYPLVTDPGNEQLLVEWLDTVEEYEVVQQPVSIKDASFDLCIVDQGGLTENYEALKKRKQAEQPVLLPYLLLLPEENPDFLRNERGQLPDTIVQETIDEMLSLPVRQFELRWRIESLLRMRGQTHTLASRERKLRRFRRAVAAAGHAIYMTDTDGTITYVNPAFERITGYTEQEAVGETPQILNSGEMPGEYFEELWETIQTGSVWEEEVINERKNGERYHANQTIAPVPGPDGDIVEFVAIQTDITKHKERQQQLQESRERYESLFTSIQDAILVVDTDRRITECNAAFVETFGYFLEEIEGKPTSFLYADEAEFDAMGAEINHHTDVAKFTKMVTYETKSGRVFPGETSVSDLRDAEGDLIGHIGVIRDISDRQDRLQQLKMIDRVLRHNLHNDMNVILGHAEQIQTGSTGELEEYAETIIRSGERLIQTTDKERDVTKFLADNPQPVSRDIVPLITTTIEGLRDRYPDADISVDVPDAQAAFAVSSFEKVIEELVENAIIHSDRAAPSVTVGLDCDGGTVQIRVADDGPGIPAIEQQVLIKGEEVQPLYHGKGLGLWLVNLLVDHSNGTLMIEKNGPRGTIVTVQLPTA
- a CDS encoding hybrid sensor histidine kinase/response regulator, whose protein sequence is MSDSGERRDAHFRDAQAIANLGSWERDLTDDRVYWSAELKRLLDVPRDTPLTDERFLERVHPSDRAVVEENWSTLGEDGGFDIEHRLVTDDSDTRWVRQRATVQRDEDGTPGTAVGVVQDITERKQYERELEEHRRRFRTLFEQFPQPTVEIEYQSDEPIVRQVNSAFEETFGYSAEEIIGESLDSYIVPQDRQQRAREINDRVQSTGRLVSEEVTRRTNSGERHFILQNAVYNGGSKALGVYTDITDRREREIQLQKAQNVANLGYWSMDFRSGEVYWSEQICDIWGFADGTRSIDEDTYMEYVHPDDRDAVAKQWQAAKEGEPYDIEHRIVTDGGETKWVRANADFEFDNAGNPVSAIGIVQEITERKQRESRLETQAEAMEVSMEGIALLDETGEFIYMNQAHADVFGYDPEDLLGRTWRCLYDEAEIARFENTVFPEIEDAGKWRGEAVGQTRHETRVHHELTLSRLDDGKLICTNKDITERKQREWDLRRFRRAIEASAHSIYITDCNGTIEYVNPAFERTTGYSAEEAVGRTPAILRSEANDEELYEEMWDTILRGDTWHGELINTTKQGDRYVVNKTIAPVTDDSDETTHFVSVNKDVTEMRKQQDELYRLRQAIDKAHIPLTMTDPAKDDNPMVYINEAFTDLTGYSEAELLGENCRLLQGPDSDPETVADLRAAIDNEEQTTVELRNYRKDGTMFWSQVTVTPVYDTDGDLVRWLGTQRDITERKEREQHLQVLERVLRHNIRNDIHVIRGFAEAIQDATSGTIATHAESIRTKSDQLVDTANKQRMITEVLLERPVQDTFEINDLLQRVTQSVAEDYPDATIHVHCPDDITVVASSRIGQAVEELLVNAIQHNDTASPVVKTTVSRDDEHVSLEIADNGPAIPDMEQQVGTRGEKVDPLYHGSGLGLWLVYWIVTRSDGTVVFEENDPSGNRVKIELPRSR
- a CDS encoding saccharopine dehydrogenase family protein gives rise to the protein MADTDRQYDIVVWGATGVAGRLVAEYLTEQYDPSAVTLAIGGRNETRLKALAADLAEGTEWTDVPIILGDATDPASLRELAASTAVVCTTVGPYTTYGTLLVEACIGAGTDYCDLTGEVNWIRETVDQFHDAAVEAETWIVHSCGFDSVPADIGTALVQSFARETFGVPCDTVRIYVEDGSEGVSGGTLASFGELFETAAEDPVARETLANPYSLAPPGERDGVDPGQQRWPKQDPLRDEWTAPSPMAPVNERIVRRSNALLGYPWGREFRCSEVVPTGRGLRGAATAGAVAGGLGLFSAAMSVGPLRSGIRTYVFPDPGEGPTSEETDQGYFTIRVLGRGTADGNRFTVEAEFGADWGPGYGATARMLGEAGMCLYEDDTDSPLSGGVLTPAAAIGTPLADRLRAVGFTATVSEATGPGV